A genome region from Maylandia zebra isolate NMK-2024a linkage group LG6, Mzebra_GT3a, whole genome shotgun sequence includes the following:
- the aanat1 gene encoding serotonin N-acetyltransferase — protein sequence MSVVSAVPFLKPLPMRSPVPQGRRHTLPASEFRSLSPEDAISVFEIEREAFISVSGECPLHLDEVRHFLTLCPELSLGWFEEGRLVAFIIGSLWDQERLTTDALTLHKPHGTTVHIHVLAVHRTFRQQGKGSILMWRYLQYLRCLPYVRRAVLMCEDFLVPFYQKSGFKMLGPSNITVGPLNFTEMFYPVRGHAFMRRNSGC from the exons ATGTCTGTGGTGAGCGCAGTGCCTTTCCTGAAGCCTCTCCCCATGCGCTCTCCGGTGCCTCAGGGCCGCCGCCACACGCTGCCGGCCAGCGAGTTCCGCTCCCTCAGCCCGGAAGATGCCATCAGTGTATTCGAGATTGAAAGAGAAG CTTTCATCTCTGTCTCCGGTGAGTGTCCTCTCCACCTGGACGAGGTGCGTCACTTCCTTACTCTGTGTCCTGAGCTGTCTCTTGGCTGGTTCGAGGAGGGACGGCTGGTGGCTTTTATCATCGGCTCACTGTGGGACCAGGAGAGGCTTACCACG gACGCCCTTACGCTACACAAGCCTCACGGGACCACCGTTCACATCCACGTTTTGGCCGTCCACCGGACCTTCCGCCAGCAGGGAAAAGGCTCCATCCTGATGTGGCGTTACCTGCAGTACCTCCGCTGCCTGCCCTACGTCCGCCGTGCCGTGCTCATGTGTGAGGACTTCTTGGTCCCCTTCTACCAGAAGTCAGGCTTTAAAATGCTAGGCCCCAGCAACATCACGGTGGGGCCCCTTAACTTCACAGAAATGTTCTACCCCGTGAGGGGCCACGCCTTCATGCGGCGCAACAGTGGCTGCTGA